CGCGGGGCAGCAACCGTTCCAGGGCGTCCACCAGGTCATGGTCGGAACCCGCTCCGGTCTCGATGATGGCCAGCCCCGCCGTGGCGTGCGGCACGAACACGTTGCACAGGCCGTCCCGGTGAGCACGGCAGAACTCGCGCACCTCGTCGGTCAGATCGACCAGGCGCCGCCGCGAGGTGTCGACGTCGATCACATTGCTGTCCATCCACCCAAGCCTACGGAGGCAGGCCGAACAACCATTGCCACGCGCCACGGCGCGGAGGAAGGTGGGGATTGACCGGTGGCGCCGCCGGGGCGCCGCCTCGGCAGGAAGGGG
This genomic window from Mycolicibacterium goodii contains:
- a CDS encoding secondary thiamine-phosphate synthase enzyme YjbQ, giving the protein MDSNVIDVDTSRRRLVDLTDEVREFCRAHRDGLCNVFVPHATAGLAIIETGAGSDHDLVDALERLLPRDDRYRHAHGSFGHGADHVLPAIVSPSVTIPVQDGRPLLGTWQSIVLVDLNRDNPQRSVRLSFLGA